In a genomic window of Demequina muriae:
- a CDS encoding PH domain-containing protein: protein MGYPERLLAPEEQLLLHRHRHWKALIAPTLWGVALTGAGVALYAWLDSRELDATLATVLDIALVVVWLVLVSWLVIAPYVRWFTTHFVITDRRVLFRTGVFTRSGIDIPLARINTVQFRHGVIDRMFRTGTLVIESASDDPLEFDDIPRVERVHSMLYDELHHEIEDDERR from the coding sequence ATGGGATATCCGGAACGCCTGCTCGCTCCCGAGGAACAGCTGCTGCTTCATCGGCATCGTCACTGGAAGGCGCTCATCGCGCCCACGCTGTGGGGCGTGGCGCTCACCGGGGCCGGCGTCGCTCTCTACGCCTGGCTCGACAGCCGGGAGCTCGACGCGACGCTCGCCACCGTGCTCGACATCGCGCTGGTCGTGGTGTGGCTGGTGCTCGTCTCGTGGCTCGTGATCGCGCCGTACGTGCGATGGTTCACGACGCACTTCGTCATCACGGACCGGCGCGTGCTGTTCCGCACCGGCGTCTTCACACGGTCGGGGATCGACATCCCGCTGGCGCGCATCAACACGGTGCAGTTCCGTCACGGCGTCATCGACCGCATGTTCCGCACCGGAACCCTTGTGATCGAGTCCGCCTCCGACGACCCTCTCGAGTTCGACGACATCCCCCGGGTGGAGCGCGTGCACTCCATGCTGTACGACGAGCTGCACCACGAGATCGAGGACGACGAGCGTCGATAG
- a CDS encoding circularly permuted type 2 ATP-grasp protein: MTDDVASTPWTGYAPSAAWDEAMDVDGRIREPYARVYAEIDRMSGDDLVSRAEALANTYLAQGVTFDHAGEERPFPLDIVPRVIGGDEWDIISPGVSQRVKGLEAFLADVYGSQHCVTDGIVPRRLIATSPHFYRKVAGVEPANGVRVHVSGIDLVRDQHGIWRVLEDNVRVPSGVSYVLSNRRAMSQMFPEMFGAMGIRPVLEYSRRLRASLAKSAPEGVDDPTIVVLTPGVYNSAYYEHSLLARTMGVELVEGRDLETTNGRVYMRTTAGRRRVDVIYRRVDDDYLDPVAFRSDSALGAPGLVTAARLGNVTIANAIGNGVADDKLMYTYMPDLIRYYLGEEPILPNVDTWRLEEADAREEVLDRLDELVVKPVDGAGGKGVTIGPRASKDELAQVRNQILRDPRGWIAQPVVQLSTVPTLTDDGLEPRHVDLRPFAINDGEDVWVLPGGLTRVALARGQLIVNSSQGGGSKDTWVLGGVRHRGSSQAPPESRIELSGMTSVPQAAHPEDNIAGQQAQQQQQQRTQGSEPC, from the coding sequence ATGACCGACGACGTTGCCTCGACGCCCTGGACCGGATACGCGCCATCTGCGGCGTGGGATGAGGCGATGGACGTCGACGGACGCATCCGCGAACCGTACGCACGCGTCTATGCCGAGATCGACCGCATGTCCGGCGACGACCTCGTGTCACGGGCCGAGGCGCTCGCCAACACGTATCTCGCCCAGGGCGTGACCTTCGATCACGCGGGCGAGGAGCGGCCCTTCCCGCTCGACATCGTGCCGCGCGTCATCGGCGGCGACGAGTGGGACATCATCTCGCCCGGTGTGTCCCAGCGCGTCAAGGGGCTCGAGGCCTTCCTCGCGGACGTGTACGGCTCCCAGCACTGCGTCACCGACGGCATCGTGCCACGGCGGCTCATCGCGACGTCGCCGCACTTCTACCGCAAGGTCGCGGGTGTCGAGCCCGCCAACGGGGTGCGGGTGCACGTGTCAGGCATCGACCTGGTGCGGGACCAGCACGGCATCTGGCGAGTGCTCGAGGACAACGTGCGCGTCCCGTCGGGCGTGAGCTACGTGCTGTCCAACCGGCGCGCGATGTCGCAGATGTTCCCTGAGATGTTCGGTGCAATGGGCATCCGGCCCGTCCTGGAGTACTCGCGCCGGCTGCGGGCATCGCTCGCCAAATCCGCTCCCGAGGGCGTGGATGACCCCACGATCGTGGTGCTGACGCCGGGCGTGTACAACTCCGCGTACTACGAGCACTCGTTGCTCGCCCGCACGATGGGCGTCGAGCTCGTCGAAGGTCGCGACCTCGAGACCACCAACGGACGCGTGTACATGCGCACCACGGCGGGCCGGCGCCGCGTCGACGTGATCTACCGCCGGGTCGACGACGACTACCTCGACCCGGTCGCCTTCCGCTCCGACAGTGCGCTGGGTGCCCCAGGACTCGTGACCGCGGCGCGGCTGGGCAACGTCACCATCGCCAACGCGATCGGCAACGGCGTGGCGGACGACAAGCTGATGTACACCTACATGCCGGACCTGATCCGGTACTACCTGGGCGAGGAGCCGATCCTTCCGAACGTGGACACCTGGCGCCTCGAGGAGGCCGATGCGCGCGAAGAGGTGCTCGACCGCCTCGACGAGCTCGTCGTCAAGCCAGTCGACGGCGCGGGCGGCAAGGGCGTCACCATCGGCCCGCGCGCCTCCAAGGACGAGCTCGCGCAGGTGCGCAACCAGATTCTGCGCGACCCGCGCGGCTGGATCGCGCAGCCGGTCGTGCAGCTGTCCACGGTGCCCACGCTGACGGACGACGGCCTCGAGCCCCGCCACGTCGACCTGCGCCCCTTCGCCATCAACGACGGCGAGGACGTGTGGGTCCTCCCCGGCGGCCTGACGAGGGTCGCGCTTGCACGCGGGCAGCTCATCGTGAACTCGTCTCAAGGCGGCGGGTCCAAGGACACGTGGGTGCTCGGCGGAGTACGCCACCGAGGCTCGTCCCAGGCGCCACCCGAGTCGCGGATCGAGTTGAGCGGGATGACGTCGGTGCCGCAGGCCGCGCACCCTGAGGACAACATCGCGGGGCAGCAGGCGCAGCAGCAACAGCAGCAGCGGACCCAAGGGAGCGAGCCATGCTGA
- a CDS encoding alpha-E domain-containing protein, translated as MLSRIAESLFWIGRYVERADNTARLLDVHLNVLLEDPWVDEPSANASLLSVMNIPHEDQVNRDDVLRKLAFDVGSSASIAGTLTAARENARRAREVISTEVWEALNTTRMGLPRWTRASRPHEYFVWVRERAAIVWGLSSATTSRDDAWHFMELGRSLERADMIARLLMTRSLEGTTGPNWTTLLRTCSAHEAYLRTVRALVTEERAAEFLLIDRLFPRSIAYNLDRAETILTEIEGSESNRALAGRARLALGRARTNLEYSPVRDILDDLVPQMHEVQRACATASDLIRDRYFLPAATVAWNQEAL; from the coding sequence ATGCTGAGCCGGATCGCCGAGTCACTGTTCTGGATCGGCCGCTACGTCGAGCGCGCGGACAACACCGCCCGACTGCTCGACGTGCACCTCAACGTGCTGCTCGAGGACCCGTGGGTCGACGAGCCCAGCGCCAACGCGTCGCTCCTGTCGGTGATGAACATCCCTCACGAGGACCAGGTGAACCGCGACGACGTGCTGCGCAAGCTCGCGTTCGACGTGGGCAGCTCTGCGTCGATCGCCGGCACCCTCACCGCTGCGCGTGAGAATGCCCGTCGCGCCCGCGAGGTGATCAGCACCGAGGTGTGGGAGGCGCTCAACACCACGCGCATGGGCCTGCCGCGATGGACCCGGGCGTCCCGGCCTCACGAGTACTTCGTCTGGGTCCGCGAGCGGGCGGCCATCGTGTGGGGACTGTCGTCGGCGACCACGTCGCGTGACGACGCGTGGCACTTCATGGAGCTGGGACGGTCGCTCGAGCGAGCAGACATGATCGCCCGCCTGCTCATGACCCGCAGCCTCGAGGGCACCACCGGGCCCAACTGGACCACGCTGCTGCGCACGTGCTCGGCCCACGAGGCCTATCTCCGTACGGTGCGTGCGCTCGTGACCGAGGAGCGCGCCGCCGAGTTCCTGCTGATCGATCGACTGTTCCCACGGTCCATCGCGTACAACCTCGACCGGGCCGAGACGATCCTCACCGAGATCGAGGGCTCGGAGTCGAACCGGGCGCTCGCCGGCCGGGCGCGCCTCGCGCTCGGGCGCGCACGCACGAATCTCGAGTACAGCCCCGTGCGCGACATCCTCGACGACCTCGTGCCCCAGATGCACGAGGTCCAGCGCGCGTGCGCGACGGCCTCGGACCTGATTCGGGACCGCTACTTCCTGCCGGCCGCGACGGTCGCATGGAACCAGGAGGCACTGTGA
- a CDS encoding transglutaminase family protein produces MTQLKIEHRTHFRYGKDVPSSYNEARLTPAWLPRQRVLDSKVEISPVSWRTTYRDYWECDVTAFEVLLPHRTLTVLGSSLVEIVPQPVRAERADWDTLHGPRFQDLLCEYLDHSAMTEPPPELADFASEAAGRMTPDDTARAICQFLYDEIQYVPGATNVHTAASDAWNARSGVCQDLAQLAAGALRSVGIPARYVSGYLHPKRDAEIGETVNGESHAWIEWWTGEWTGFDPTNDREVGDHHVIVGRAREYSDIPPLTGVVAGSTEHLDVTVSVTQVS; encoded by the coding sequence GTGACCCAGCTGAAGATCGAGCACCGCACGCACTTCCGGTACGGCAAGGATGTGCCGTCGTCGTACAACGAGGCTCGCCTCACGCCCGCCTGGCTGCCGCGCCAGCGAGTGCTCGACTCCAAGGTCGAGATCTCTCCGGTGTCGTGGCGGACCACGTACCGGGACTACTGGGAGTGCGACGTCACGGCCTTCGAGGTCCTGCTGCCCCATCGCACGCTCACGGTGCTCGGCTCCTCGCTGGTCGAGATCGTGCCCCAACCCGTCCGTGCAGAGCGCGCAGACTGGGACACGCTCCACGGTCCGCGGTTCCAGGACCTGCTGTGCGAGTACCTCGATCACTCCGCGATGACGGAACCCCCTCCCGAGCTCGCCGACTTCGCGAGCGAGGCCGCAGGCCGCATGACCCCAGACGACACGGCGCGTGCGATCTGCCAGTTCCTCTACGACGAGATCCAGTACGTGCCGGGAGCGACGAACGTGCACACCGCCGCATCGGACGCGTGGAACGCGCGGTCGGGCGTCTGCCAGGACCTGGCTCAGCTCGCCGCCGGGGCGCTGCGCAGCGTAGGGATCCCCGCGAGGTACGTGTCCGGCTATCTGCACCCGAAGCGGGATGCCGAGATCGGCGAGACCGTCAACGGCGAGTCTCACGCCTGGATCGAGTGGTGGACGGGGGAGTGGACCGGTTTCGACCCCACGAACGACCGCGAGGTGGGCGACCATCACGTGATCGTGGGTCGGGCCCGTGAGTACTCCGACATTCCGCCGCTCACCGGCGTGGTCGCGGGCAGCACCGAGCATCTGGACGTCACGGTCTCCGTCACCCAGGTGTCCTGA
- the leuS gene encoding leucine--tRNA ligase, whose amino-acid sequence MTAASPETDENRYDFRAIEERWLPEWRRTQPFRAGGPDDERPTKYVLDMFPYPSGDLHMGHAEAYALGDVIARYWTQRGFNVLHPIGWDSFGLPAENAAITRGLDPRGWTEDNIAQQRTSMERYACSFDWDRVLATHRPDYYRWNQWIFTRLHERGLAYRKHSNVNWCPKDQTVLANEQVVGGLCERCDTPVTKKKLNQWYFKVTDYADRLLDDLDTLQATWPSKVIAMQRNWIGRSTGADVAFRIEGRDEPIDIYTTRPDTLFGATFMVVAVDSDLAAEIAQRADAGVQQQFDAYLEQVRGSSEIDRLSTERPKSGVFLDAYAINPVNGERLPIWASDYVLADYGHGAIMAVPAHDQRDLDFARAMDLPVRAVLDCRDENGESLPDPAESGVATTGDGTLINSGDLDGLDKERAIAAITARLETEGRGRASTNYRLRDWLISRQRYWGTPIPIVHCDACGEVAVPDDQLPVELPPTDGLDLKPKGTSPLGAATDWVTTTCPRCDGPARRDTDTMDTFVDSSWYFLRFLSPGKTDGPFDPAEAARWAPVDQYVGGVTHAILHLLYARFFTKALHDMGMVDFEEPFSALLNQGMVQMDGSAMSKSRGNLVRLSDQLDEFGVDAIRLTMAFAGPPEDDIDWADVSPAGSAKFLARAWRLARDVESTPDADAATGDAALRAVTHRTLHDCASLVEGFRFNVVVARIMELVNATRKAIDSGPGAADPAVREAAEAVAILLSLFAPYCSEDMWAMLGRENVARAGWPAVDESLLVEETVTCVVQVKGKVRDRLEVSPDISDGDLEAAAMASPAIQRALDGAEIRTVIVRAPRLVNIVPV is encoded by the coding sequence GTGACTGCTGCGAGCCCCGAGACCGACGAGAACCGCTACGACTTCCGCGCGATCGAAGAGCGCTGGCTGCCCGAGTGGCGCCGCACTCAGCCGTTCCGTGCCGGCGGGCCGGACGACGAGCGGCCCACCAAGTACGTGCTGGACATGTTCCCTTACCCCTCGGGCGATCTTCACATGGGTCACGCCGAGGCATACGCGCTGGGCGATGTGATCGCGCGCTACTGGACGCAGCGCGGGTTCAACGTGCTGCACCCGATCGGGTGGGACTCGTTCGGCCTGCCTGCCGAGAACGCCGCGATCACCCGCGGCCTTGACCCCCGCGGCTGGACCGAGGACAACATCGCGCAGCAGCGCACCTCGATGGAGCGCTACGCGTGCTCCTTCGACTGGGACCGCGTGCTCGCGACTCACCGGCCGGACTACTACCGCTGGAACCAGTGGATCTTCACCCGTCTGCACGAGCGCGGACTCGCCTACCGCAAGCACAGCAACGTCAACTGGTGCCCCAAGGACCAGACCGTGCTCGCGAACGAGCAGGTCGTCGGCGGGCTCTGCGAGCGGTGCGACACCCCCGTCACCAAGAAGAAGCTTAATCAGTGGTACTTCAAGGTCACGGACTACGCGGACCGACTGCTCGACGACCTCGACACCCTGCAGGCCACGTGGCCGTCCAAGGTCATCGCGATGCAGCGCAACTGGATCGGGCGCTCGACGGGTGCCGACGTCGCGTTCCGCATCGAGGGCCGCGACGAGCCGATCGACATCTACACCACGCGCCCCGACACTCTCTTCGGCGCCACGTTCATGGTGGTGGCCGTGGACTCCGACCTCGCTGCGGAGATCGCCCAGCGGGCCGATGCGGGCGTCCAGCAGCAGTTCGACGCGTACCTCGAACAGGTGCGCGGCTCGAGCGAGATCGACCGCCTGAGCACCGAGCGACCCAAGTCGGGCGTCTTCCTCGACGCGTACGCGATCAATCCGGTCAACGGCGAGCGGCTGCCGATCTGGGCCTCCGACTACGTGCTCGCCGACTACGGGCACGGCGCGATCATGGCAGTGCCCGCGCACGACCAGCGCGACCTCGACTTCGCACGCGCCATGGACCTGCCGGTGCGCGCGGTGCTGGACTGCCGTGACGAGAACGGGGAGTCGCTTCCCGACCCGGCCGAGTCCGGCGTCGCGACCACGGGCGACGGCACGCTGATCAACTCCGGAGACCTGGACGGCTTGGACAAGGAGCGAGCGATCGCCGCGATCACTGCTCGGCTGGAGACCGAGGGCAGGGGCCGCGCATCGACGAACTACCGGCTCCGCGACTGGCTGATCTCGCGTCAGCGCTACTGGGGCACGCCCATCCCGATCGTGCACTGCGACGCCTGCGGCGAGGTCGCGGTGCCGGATGACCAGCTTCCGGTGGAGCTCCCTCCCACTGACGGTCTCGACCTCAAGCCCAAGGGCACGTCGCCCCTCGGTGCCGCCACCGACTGGGTCACCACCACGTGCCCCCGGTGCGACGGTCCCGCCAGGCGCGACACCGACACGATGGACACCTTCGTCGACTCGTCCTGGTACTTCCTGCGGTTCCTCTCTCCCGGCAAGACCGACGGCCCGTTCGACCCTGCCGAGGCCGCGCGGTGGGCTCCGGTCGACCAGTACGTGGGCGGCGTCACTCACGCGATCCTGCATCTCCTGTACGCGCGCTTCTTCACCAAGGCCCTTCACGACATGGGGATGGTCGACTTCGAGGAGCCCTTCAGCGCCCTGCTGAACCAGGGCATGGTGCAGATGGATGGCTCCGCGATGTCGAAGAGCCGCGGCAACCTCGTGCGTCTGAGCGATCAGCTCGACGAGTTCGGCGTCGACGCGATTCGCCTCACCATGGCGTTCGCCGGCCCTCCGGAGGACGACATCGACTGGGCGGACGTCTCGCCCGCCGGCAGCGCGAAGTTCTTGGCGCGTGCGTGGCGGCTGGCACGGGATGTCGAATCCACGCCCGATGCCGACGCCGCCACCGGCGACGCCGCACTGCGTGCCGTGACCCACCGCACGCTTCACGACTGCGCGTCGCTCGTCGAGGGCTTCCGATTCAACGTGGTCGTCGCGCGCATCATGGAGCTCGTGAACGCCACGCGCAAGGCGATCGACTCTGGACCGGGCGCGGCGGACCCCGCGGTGCGTGAGGCCGCTGAGGCGGTCGCGATCCTGCTCAGCCTGTTCGCGCCGTACTGCTCCGAGGACATGTGGGCGATGCTGGGCCGCGAGAACGTGGCCCGCGCCGGATGGCCCGCCGTCGACGAGTCGTTGCTGGTCGAGGAGACCGTGACGTGCGTCGTGCAGGTCAAGGGCAAGGTGCGGGACCGACTCGAGGTGTCGCCGGACATCAGCGACGGTGACCTGGAGGCCGCGGCGATGGCGTCGCCCGCCATCCAGCGCGCGCTCGACGGCGCCGAGATTCGCACCGTCATCGTCCGTGCGCCGAGGCTCGTGAACATCGTCCCCGTCTAG
- a CDS encoding DegV family protein has product MSGAVAVITDSAASLPPALARTWGIGVVPLQVVIDGEAHDEGERMGADQVIEALIAGREASTSQPSVAAFERAFARAAREGATHVVAVLISSKMSGTVNGARSAAAAADVPVTVVDSRTLAMATGFAAIAAAALAREGAGPAEVAAEAERVARSSQCVFTVDTLDFLRRGGRVSPAVAAVGRVLSVRPVLELVDGEVAMVERVRSTHRARAAVLARAEAAMAPMARPASAVMMLGDASYGDQAAHDLEERHPDLGLLVRTPVSAVLAVHTGPGTFAAVAADLPARVR; this is encoded by the coding sequence ATGTCAGGAGCCGTCGCCGTCATCACCGACTCGGCGGCGTCGCTCCCGCCGGCGTTGGCACGCACGTGGGGGATCGGCGTCGTCCCGCTCCAGGTCGTGATCGACGGCGAGGCCCATGACGAGGGCGAGCGGATGGGCGCCGACCAGGTGATCGAGGCCCTGATCGCCGGGCGCGAGGCGAGCACGTCGCAGCCGTCCGTCGCGGCCTTCGAGCGCGCGTTCGCGCGGGCCGCTCGGGAAGGCGCGACTCACGTCGTCGCGGTACTCATCTCGTCGAAGATGTCCGGCACGGTCAATGGGGCGCGGTCCGCCGCGGCGGCGGCCGACGTGCCCGTGACCGTGGTCGACTCCAGGACGTTGGCGATGGCCACCGGCTTCGCCGCCATCGCCGCCGCGGCGCTCGCACGTGAAGGCGCCGGCCCTGCCGAGGTGGCGGCCGAGGCCGAACGGGTCGCACGGAGCTCACAGTGCGTGTTCACGGTCGATACTCTCGACTTCCTGCGACGCGGAGGGCGGGTCTCGCCTGCGGTCGCCGCCGTCGGGCGAGTGCTCAGCGTCAGGCCGGTTCTCGAGCTCGTCGATGGCGAGGTGGCGATGGTGGAGCGCGTGCGCAGCACGCACCGGGCCCGGGCTGCGGTGCTGGCACGCGCGGAGGCCGCGATGGCCCCGATGGCGAGGCCCGCATCGGCCGTCATGATGCTGGGTGACGCGTCGTACGGGGATCAGGCCGCCCACGACCTCGAGGAGCGCCACCCGGATCTCGGGCTGCTGGTGCGCACCCCGGTGAGCGCGGTGCTCGCGGTTCACACGGGTCCGGGCACGTTCGCGGCGGTCGCGGCAGACCTCCCCGCACGCGTGCGATGA
- a CDS encoding ComEA family DNA-binding protein encodes MPPSPRPPGPPGDRDALSQPPGADVPARWADSASRVASRAYAAAYGREIVDDATRVRWRLEPRVATTAAVALVLLALGAWWVARAEPPLPAHVQSSAAASPTVSAVVGHGLSVSPTPTTTAVVVHVSGAVDEPGLVTLSADARVADAIDRAGGAAPSADLGAVNLARRPHDGEHIHVPEVGEPVAASGQAAPAGPVDLNSATAQQLEELPGIGPVIAERIVAEREANGPFASLEDLTRVSGVGDALVAGLADSAVA; translated from the coding sequence GTGCCCCCGTCTCCCCGTCCCCCTGGCCCTCCGGGCGACCGCGACGCGCTGTCGCAGCCACCCGGAGCGGACGTCCCCGCGCGCTGGGCCGACAGCGCCTCGCGGGTCGCGTCTCGCGCGTACGCCGCCGCATACGGCAGGGAGATCGTCGACGATGCGACCCGAGTGCGGTGGCGACTCGAGCCCCGGGTCGCGACGACCGCCGCCGTGGCCCTCGTGCTCCTGGCGCTGGGGGCATGGTGGGTCGCCCGTGCGGAGCCACCGCTGCCGGCCCATGTCCAGTCCTCGGCCGCGGCCTCGCCGACCGTCTCTGCCGTCGTGGGCCATGGCCTGAGCGTCTCTCCGACGCCCACGACGACGGCCGTCGTGGTGCACGTGAGCGGCGCCGTCGATGAGCCGGGGCTCGTCACGCTGAGCGCCGATGCGCGCGTGGCGGACGCGATCGATCGCGCCGGGGGAGCGGCGCCGTCCGCCGACCTCGGAGCGGTCAATCTCGCTCGCCGGCCCCACGACGGCGAGCACATTCATGTGCCGGAGGTGGGAGAGCCCGTCGCTGCGAGCGGCCAGGCCGCTCCGGCGGGGCCGGTCGACCTCAACTCCGCCACGGCCCAGCAGCTCGAGGAGCTGCCCGGCATCGGACCCGTGATCGCCGAGCGCATCGTTGCGGAGCGGGAGGCGAACGGGCCCTTTGCGTCGCTCGAGGACCTCACGCGCGTGAGCGGTGTCGGCGACGCTCTCGTCGCAGGCCTGGCCGACTCCGCGGTCGCGTGA
- a CDS encoding ComEC/Rec2 family competence protein, with product MSTVHDARLVPAAGAAWAAALVATSGGRVPLGVAVLLVCLGCGGAAVAMLRGSRIAATCALVCAVAGGVTGVATAQGDREAASGEAIIAAGDTEAWITVTSQATPLTGWDGGERHRVAATVSAWRPQCREPPSCAPWRASDAPVMVSLEAPPRRGDALRVEALWVASDRGRAAAVAWDARTVEVGPPSLLVAWRASFDRATAGVDPSSRGLVRGMVVGDTSSMPPSQEREMRVAGLAHLTAVSGAHFAILIMASGGAMAAMRAPRAIRAGVILAVAVIFAALVGAESSVLRALGMAVAVALATAWGRPARGLAALAASVTVLMVVEPELSGSLGFAMSVLAVAAIVLWSPRVAVTLARVVTPGLARVAAIPIVAQAAVTPVLVVIEPRLGPYAVIANLAAGIAVLPTMLVGATTLVLAAGFPWAAAAAAQLAGLCASAIAMIARVSAGAPGSWLSWPAGVLGVILAALVTACLIAATVLHHPSRRVAALVGACALTGASLAVAAGAESPVMRDWDIAVCDVGQGDMLLLRAAPGAAVVIDTGPPGGGASACLERHGVERVPVLVLTHPHQDHDGAVVSVLGAATVESAWVAEAGARGPAASALAGAGVPVEVPRPGRQEQVGRVALTVLSEAHADPGEDGNDASVIVHAAAGETTLLALGDLERRGQQGLLTQLSGGVAVDVVKVAHHGSADQLPALAARIDAVVAVVTVGLDNRHGHPTDEALELYGAGAEALLRTDLCGDVHLGTVDGALTWSRCPTDVAR from the coding sequence GTGAGCACTGTTCACGACGCGCGCCTGGTGCCAGCCGCCGGTGCGGCGTGGGCTGCGGCGCTCGTCGCCACGTCCGGGGGGCGTGTGCCCCTCGGGGTCGCCGTGCTCCTCGTGTGCCTCGGATGCGGCGGGGCCGCAGTCGCGATGCTGCGGGGATCGCGAATCGCGGCGACGTGCGCCCTCGTGTGCGCGGTCGCGGGTGGCGTGACAGGGGTGGCCACGGCTCAAGGTGATCGCGAGGCAGCGTCCGGCGAGGCCATCATCGCCGCTGGCGACACTGAGGCGTGGATCACGGTGACCAGTCAGGCCACCCCGCTCACGGGGTGGGACGGGGGCGAACGCCACCGGGTCGCTGCGACCGTCTCCGCGTGGCGTCCGCAGTGTCGAGAGCCGCCCTCGTGTGCGCCGTGGAGAGCATCCGACGCCCCGGTGATGGTGTCACTGGAGGCGCCGCCACGCCGGGGAGATGCGCTCCGAGTCGAGGCTCTCTGGGTCGCGTCGGACCGTGGCCGTGCGGCAGCGGTCGCGTGGGACGCTCGCACTGTCGAGGTCGGCCCGCCATCCTTGCTCGTCGCATGGCGCGCGAGCTTCGACCGAGCGACGGCTGGGGTAGACCCCTCGTCCCGCGGCCTCGTGCGCGGCATGGTCGTGGGGGACACCTCGAGCATGCCGCCGTCGCAGGAGCGGGAGATGCGCGTGGCGGGGCTCGCCCATCTCACCGCCGTGTCGGGAGCCCACTTCGCGATCCTCATCATGGCGAGCGGTGGCGCGATGGCGGCGATGCGCGCACCGCGCGCGATCCGCGCGGGAGTGATCCTTGCGGTGGCGGTCATCTTCGCGGCCCTCGTGGGGGCGGAGTCCTCGGTGCTGCGCGCGCTCGGGATGGCGGTGGCCGTCGCTCTCGCCACGGCGTGGGGACGGCCGGCGCGAGGACTCGCGGCCCTCGCAGCCTCGGTCACCGTGCTGATGGTGGTCGAGCCGGAGCTCTCGGGGTCGCTCGGGTTCGCGATGTCCGTGCTCGCGGTCGCCGCGATCGTGCTGTGGTCGCCACGCGTCGCGGTGACGCTCGCTCGCGTGGTGACGCCCGGCCTGGCGCGAGTGGCGGCGATCCCCATCGTCGCGCAGGCGGCGGTCACGCCGGTGCTCGTGGTCATCGAGCCGCGCCTCGGGCCCTACGCCGTGATCGCGAATCTGGCCGCCGGCATCGCCGTGCTGCCGACCATGCTCGTGGGAGCGACGACGCTCGTGCTCGCGGCTGGCTTCCCCTGGGCGGCGGCGGCCGCCGCGCAGCTGGCCGGCCTGTGCGCCTCGGCGATCGCGATGATCGCGCGTGTGAGCGCGGGTGCGCCAGGCTCCTGGCTGTCGTGGCCGGCGGGCGTGCTCGGCGTGATCCTGGCGGCACTCGTCACCGCCTGCCTCATCGCGGCGACCGTGCTTCATCACCCCAGCAGGCGCGTCGCCGCCCTCGTCGGGGCGTGCGCGTTGACAGGCGCGAGCCTTGCGGTCGCGGCGGGAGCGGAGAGCCCCGTCATGCGGGACTGGGACATTGCCGTCTGCGACGTCGGTCAAGGTGACATGCTCCTGCTGCGGGCGGCGCCCGGTGCAGCGGTCGTGATCGATACCGGCCCGCCCGGCGGCGGCGCGTCGGCCTGCCTGGAGCGCCACGGGGTGGAGCGCGTTCCTGTACTCGTGCTCACCCACCCCCATCAGGATCACGACGGCGCCGTGGTGTCCGTGCTGGGGGCCGCGACGGTCGAATCGGCCTGGGTGGCGGAGGCGGGAGCGCGTGGCCCGGCAGCGAGCGCTCTCGCCGGCGCGGGCGTGCCCGTCGAGGTGCCCCGCCCCGGACGCCAGGAGCAGGTGGGTCGGGTGGCGTTGACGGTGTTGTCGGAGGCGCATGCGGACCCGGGCGAGGACGGCAATGATGCCAGCGTGATCGTTCACGCGGCAGCGGGGGAGACGACCCTGCTTGCGCTGGGGGACCTGGAGCGGCGGGGGCAGCAGGGCCTGCTGACGCAGTTGAGTGGCGGGGTCGCGGTCGATGTCGTGAAGGTCGCCCATCACGGCTCGGCTGATCAGCTGCCGGCGCTCGCCGCACGCATCGACGCCGTCGTCGCGGTCGTCACGGTGGGGCTCGACAACAGGCACGGTCACCCGACTGACGAGGCGCTCGAACTGTACGGCGCTGGCGCGGAGGCGCTTCTGCGCACCGATCTGTGCGGCGACGTCCACCTCGGCACCGTCGACGGCGCGCTCACGTGGTCGCGCTGTCCGACGGACGTGGCACGCTAG